A genomic stretch from Chitinophaga agri includes:
- a CDS encoding outer membrane protein assembly factor BamD, with amino-acid sequence MPLKSYLFIVLAFLGLTLAACGKKGAIEPKPEEEGLKVSLENVAEGQYTAAPGSSYTFQVKVNSKMPDKGVNVKVDVITDPGGIVFPQNPVAPSSDSVINVTLIGLEPIRTVKVTLTITSVGNENNKIIKTFWITNKSDE; translated from the coding sequence ATGCCTTTGAAATCATATCTTTTTATTGTGCTCGCTTTCCTGGGGCTGACTTTAGCAGCCTGTGGCAAAAAAGGAGCAATCGAACCTAAACCAGAAGAAGAAGGCCTGAAGGTATCCCTCGAAAATGTGGCAGAAGGTCAGTATACCGCAGCGCCCGGCAGTAGTTATACTTTTCAGGTGAAGGTGAATTCCAAGATGCCCGATAAAGGTGTCAACGTCAAAGTGGATGTTATTACTGATCCGGGTGGGATTGTATTTCCCCAGAATCCGGTAGCACCATCGTCGGACAGTGTGATCAATGTTACACTGATCGGACTGGAGCCAATCCGGACGGTAAAGGTGACGTTGACGATCACATCTGTTGGGAATGAGAATAATAAAATTATCAAGACATTCTGGATCACTAATAAATCTGATGAATAA
- a CDS encoding glycosyltransferase family 4 protein produces MRIGVNASCLLQDNPADTGNIARDLLSGLCRNHPEHSFILFFDQSPPADLSWPANVTTVVLPIKGNQEWRRYIWLEWKLAGVLKKHQLDLFLGMDGRVPLRSKVPAHLLITDMGFLHGAAGIPAAEQRSLKKNLIRYIRHAKKVIVVSATLQNDVLQYAPEAAAKLTVIKPAVDSSYQPLEWEAREEVKETYAGRVEYFAVVGRIHPRNNLMPLLKAFSALKRRLHSNMKLLLIGSQTAAGEEITAALASYKYRNDVVLLPDTDQETLAKLVAGAYSLLYLPRFDGVAMPVYAAIQSDVPVIALEGAAAREAGGDAVLFADPDSLEDLADKMCLLYKDEELRSRLLGKMKKADWSTAFGALITD; encoded by the coding sequence ATGCGTATAGGAGTGAATGCTTCCTGTTTGTTGCAGGATAATCCTGCTGATACAGGAAATATAGCCAGGGATTTATTATCAGGACTATGCCGGAATCATCCTGAACATAGTTTTATCCTCTTTTTCGATCAGTCGCCACCCGCAGATCTGTCATGGCCTGCGAATGTGACGACAGTAGTGCTGCCGATTAAGGGAAACCAGGAGTGGCGGCGGTATATATGGCTGGAATGGAAACTGGCAGGAGTTCTTAAAAAGCACCAGCTGGATCTTTTCCTGGGTATGGACGGGCGGGTCCCTTTACGGAGTAAGGTACCGGCTCATCTGCTGATAACAGACATGGGCTTCCTGCATGGTGCGGCGGGTATACCAGCAGCCGAACAGCGTTCATTGAAGAAAAACCTGATCAGATATATCCGTCATGCGAAAAAGGTGATCGTGGTATCAGCAACATTGCAAAATGATGTACTGCAGTATGCACCGGAGGCCGCGGCTAAACTGACCGTGATAAAACCGGCAGTGGATAGCAGCTATCAACCGCTGGAGTGGGAGGCGAGAGAAGAAGTGAAGGAAACCTATGCTGGCCGTGTGGAATACTTTGCCGTTGTGGGTCGTATTCACCCAAGAAATAACCTGATGCCTTTGCTGAAGGCGTTCTCAGCGTTGAAGCGCCGGCTACATTCAAATATGAAATTATTATTAATAGGTTCGCAGACAGCTGCCGGAGAAGAAATTACCGCTGCTTTAGCATCCTATAAATACAGGAATGATGTCGTACTGCTTCCTGACACGGACCAGGAGACGCTGGCGAAGCTGGTAGCGGGCGCTTATTCACTGTTATACCTGCCTCGCTTTGACGGAGTGGCCATGCCGGTATATGCTGCGATACAGAGCGATGTGCCGGTTATTGCGCTGGAAGGCGCAGCTGCACGTGAAGCCGGTGGCGATGCGGTGCTGTTTGCTGATCCGGACAGCCTGGAAGATTTGGCAGATAAGATGTGCCTGTTGTATAAAGATGAAGAGCTGAGAAGCCGGCTGCTGGGAAAAATGAAGAAAGCGGACTGGTCTACGGCGTTTGGGGCGCTGATTACAGATTAG
- a CDS encoding gliding motility protein GldC yields MGKTSTIQIQVALDNDRIPEKIEWRATDSSEADRFQQAKAMMVSFWDGGDKTALRIDLWNKQMMVDEMADFFYQTLMTMADTYQRATSGTPYKDQAEDIRVFAKDFYKKFEEKQKLEQ; encoded by the coding sequence ATGGGAAAGACATCTACCATACAGATTCAGGTTGCCCTGGACAATGACAGAATACCTGAGAAGATAGAATGGAGAGCTACTGACAGCTCTGAAGCGGACCGTTTCCAGCAGGCCAAAGCAATGATGGTCTCTTTCTGGGATGGTGGTGACAAAACCGCCTTGCGTATAGACTTATGGAATAAGCAAATGATGGTGGATGAAATGGCAGATTTCTTTTATCAGACTTTGATGACCATGGCTGATACTTATCAGCGTGCAACATCCGGAACTCCATACAAGGATCAGGCGGAAGATATCCGAGTTTTTGCCAAAGACTTCTACAAGAAGTTTGAAGAAAAACAAAAACTGGAACAATAG
- a CDS encoding GatB/YqeY domain-containing protein: MSLELNINAAIKAAMLAKSEAELRALRAIKAAVLLAKTAEGGGAELTEADETKLLQKLAKQRKDSLDIFRQQNREDLAVKEEEELVVIERYLPKQMDEAELRTVIAEIIATTGASSPADMGKVMGVASKQLAGKADGKAISAVVKELLAK; this comes from the coding sequence ATGTCATTAGAACTAAATATCAATGCTGCGATCAAGGCAGCTATGCTGGCAAAAAGTGAAGCAGAACTGCGCGCACTGCGTGCTATTAAAGCTGCTGTATTGCTGGCCAAAACAGCAGAAGGTGGTGGTGCAGAACTGACAGAAGCTGACGAAACAAAACTTTTGCAGAAACTGGCAAAGCAGCGTAAAGATTCCCTGGATATCTTCCGTCAGCAGAACCGTGAGGACCTGGCAGTGAAAGAAGAAGAGGAGCTGGTAGTGATCGAAAGATACCTGCCTAAGCAGATGGATGAAGCAGAACTGAGAACTGTTATTGCAGAGATCATCGCAACAACTGGCGCCAGCTCACCTGCCGATATGGGTAAGGTGATGGGTGTAGCTTCCAAACAACTGGCTGGTAAAGCCGATGGTAAAGCTATTTCCGCTGTGGTGAAGGAGTTGTTAGCCAAATAA
- a CDS encoding CvpA family protein: protein MGIDIVFAILMVLAIYKGYSRGLIIAVFSFIAVTLGMAAALKLTTVTALYAQEHWGIHSRWLPVLCFIALFVGVVFLVRFGATLIQTMVEAVMLGWLNKLGGIILYSAIFITVYSILLWIANQLYWLSPEIKMQSVVYPYIEPLGPVVMKLWGKIVPYFKDIFENLQSFFDKAAKEIQST, encoded by the coding sequence ATGGGCATAGATATAGTTTTTGCCATCCTTATGGTACTGGCTATTTATAAGGGATACAGCCGGGGGCTTATTATAGCTGTTTTCTCCTTTATAGCCGTCACCCTTGGAATGGCAGCTGCACTGAAGCTAACCACTGTGACTGCCCTGTATGCTCAGGAACACTGGGGGATACACTCCCGCTGGTTACCCGTACTGTGTTTCATCGCACTTTTTGTCGGCGTTGTTTTTCTCGTCAGGTTTGGAGCTACGCTCATACAAACTATGGTCGAGGCTGTAATGCTGGGCTGGTTAAACAAATTAGGTGGAATTATATTATATAGTGCTATCTTTATCACTGTTTATAGCATCCTTTTATGGATAGCGAACCAACTGTACTGGTTAAGCCCGGAAATCAAGATGCAATCTGTAGTCTATCCTTACATAGAGCCTCTTGGTCCGGTAGTGATGAAGTTATGGGGTAAAATTGTTCCTTACTTCAAGGATATATTCGAAAATCTTCAGTCATTTTTCGACAAAGCAGCGAAGGAAATTCAATCTACTTAG
- a CDS encoding alpha/beta fold hydrolase, with translation MVYEIKTQGKFKFIEEGEGEPLVLLHGLFGAMSNFSGLIDYFRNYNKVVVPLLPLFDLNILDTSVSGLAKYVHKFVETRGYSNIHLLGNSLGGHVGLVYLLKHPEAPVKSLTLTGSSGLFENGMGETYPKRGDYEYIRKKTELTFYDPAMATKELVDEVFDITTNRLKVIKIITLAKSAIRHNLGEELRDIKIPTLLVWGLNDTVTPPMVGEEFKKLIPNSELHFIDKCGHAPMMERPEEFNKILHPFIEKLKKQ, from the coding sequence ATGGTTTACGAAATAAAAACACAGGGAAAGTTTAAATTCATCGAGGAAGGAGAGGGGGAGCCATTAGTACTGTTGCATGGTCTGTTCGGTGCAATGAGCAACTTTAGTGGTCTGATCGATTACTTCCGGAACTACAACAAAGTAGTAGTGCCGCTTTTGCCTCTGTTTGATCTGAACATTCTGGATACTTCCGTTTCAGGACTGGCTAAGTATGTACACAAATTCGTAGAAACGAGGGGTTATTCCAATATACACCTGCTGGGTAACTCCCTGGGAGGCCACGTAGGATTGGTATACCTGCTCAAACATCCGGAAGCTCCTGTTAAATCATTAACGCTGACTGGTAGTTCCGGTCTGTTCGAAAATGGTATGGGAGAGACTTATCCTAAACGTGGTGACTACGAATATATCCGTAAGAAAACGGAGCTGACCTTCTACGATCCGGCAATGGCGACAAAAGAGCTGGTAGATGAGGTATTCGACATCACTACCAACCGCCTGAAGGTGATCAAGATCATCACCCTGGCAAAATCTGCTATCCGTCACAATCTAGGTGAAGAGCTCCGTGATATCAAAATACCTACACTGCTGGTATGGGGGCTGAACGATACCGTGACTCCTCCGATGGTGGGAGAAGAGTTCAAGAAGCTCATCCCTAATTCTGAACTGCATTTTATTGATAAATGTGGCCACGCGCCAATGATGGAACGTCCGGAGGAATTTAACAAGATCCTGCATCCGTTCATCGAGAAGTTGAAAAAACAGTAG
- a CDS encoding CBS domain-containing protein has protein sequence MLARDLISTVVPILHPLDPGSRALRLMNEYHLTQLPLVLENKYLALVEEDDILDLEDQDIALENMEYNGPKPSIAESAHFFEAVRLFHEMKLTVLPVISHEKEYIGVLTKDSLLTALAQYNGVKEHGGILALDLDPRDYSLSEIARIAESNDVTLLSVNTITFPSGRLEVLLKTNRQELHGLVATFERFNYIIKYTITEEQEEDLLKKNYDLLMNYISM, from the coding sequence ATGCTGGCAAGAGATCTCATATCAACCGTCGTTCCGATTCTGCATCCGTTGGATCCAGGTTCGAGAGCCCTGCGCCTGATGAATGAATATCATCTGACGCAATTACCACTCGTGTTGGAGAATAAATATCTGGCACTGGTAGAAGAAGACGATATTCTGGACCTGGAAGATCAGGACATCGCACTGGAAAACATGGAATATAATGGACCTAAACCCTCCATTGCAGAAAGCGCTCACTTCTTTGAAGCCGTGCGGCTTTTCCATGAAATGAAACTTACAGTGCTGCCTGTTATCAGTCATGAGAAGGAATACATAGGCGTGCTCACTAAAGACAGTCTGCTCACAGCCCTGGCCCAATATAATGGTGTAAAAGAGCATGGCGGTATTCTGGCGCTGGATCTCGATCCACGTGACTACAGCCTCAGCGAAATAGCACGTATTGCCGAGTCTAACGATGTGACCCTGCTCAGCGTGAATACCATTACGTTCCCTTCCGGCCGTCTTGAGGTACTGCTGAAGACGAACCGCCAGGAATTACACGGACTGGTAGCGACCTTCGAAAGATTTAACTACATCATTAAGTATACCATCACTGAAGAACAGGAGGAAGATCTCCTGAAGAAAAATTACGATCTGCTGATGAATTATATCAGCATGTAA
- a CDS encoding sensor histidine kinase translates to MIAPIYRFLFTAAVTLFLLLPVHAQTGQDVISQIKAATTDTERLEIYAALAKRYIYASGSNQEKLDSGVLFLHMQLPLLQSTALPLTNIQRATAWAFYYCDYSKYCAKTGQTFKSNQLSDSLFTVISRLDDYRDQGAVLKQTGKRIPLFDAVGLTRVSCFEKLRALYQIKGDRNNTLGADIDIADVHMLHGNLNLAEKELLTLLETGKKSHYPYLHEIYNLLSVINYYKGNFNTSLNYALQTVKQMHSSRDTSQAMNFYARLAHLYYALGETASSIEYFQLELSREIPPSAEAYPARDAGYLVRALIKENRAAEAFRYFTDFMKRYPSPDDHALASADATWAYYYYSQGDTANGERYMKKAIQRANTLQFNNEVTQEVNFDISQYYFTKKDYNNALRHLQISLQEAQIVNAALLLKDIYHLHYRIDSAMGNYATAIEHYNQYISIKDSIFSEVKSRQIEELQVQFESEKKDAKIQLQEKSLQQSRLIRNITYILIAAFALIAALFYNRYRMKQKVNAELEYKQKLINQKNASLEQLITEKEWLVKEIHHRVKNNFHVVASLLEIQSSYLRNREALTAIKESQHRIHSMSIIHQKLYQSDTLSTINMREYIYELVEYLRESFAIRDNIHFNLDVESVDLNHGYAITLGLILNEAITNSIKYAFEADRSGDISISLRHISDAQLLLIIGDNGKGLPSGFNAKTGASMGMELLQGLTEDIGGSLNIKSENGLQIDIIFSYKTSGPHLSF, encoded by the coding sequence ATGATAGCACCAATATACCGGTTCCTTTTTACAGCAGCGGTCACATTATTCCTCCTGCTTCCGGTACATGCACAGACCGGCCAGGATGTCATCAGCCAGATAAAAGCAGCAACAACGGATACTGAGCGATTAGAGATCTATGCAGCACTTGCAAAACGTTACATCTATGCTTCAGGGAGCAACCAGGAGAAGCTGGATAGCGGAGTGCTTTTTCTCCATATGCAATTACCATTGCTACAAAGCACCGCATTGCCACTCACCAATATACAGCGTGCTACTGCCTGGGCCTTTTACTACTGTGATTACAGTAAATACTGTGCGAAGACTGGTCAGACATTTAAAAGCAATCAACTATCCGATAGTTTGTTCACCGTGATCTCGCGTCTTGATGATTACCGAGATCAGGGAGCTGTGTTGAAACAAACCGGTAAACGCATCCCCCTCTTTGATGCTGTCGGATTAACACGCGTATCCTGTTTTGAGAAACTGCGCGCGTTATACCAGATAAAAGGTGACCGGAACAATACACTGGGTGCCGACATTGATATTGCAGATGTACACATGTTACACGGGAACTTAAACCTGGCAGAAAAGGAATTGCTGACATTGCTGGAGACAGGCAAAAAGAGTCATTATCCCTATCTACACGAGATCTACAATCTGCTATCGGTCATCAATTATTACAAAGGTAATTTCAATACAAGTCTGAACTATGCGCTACAAACAGTAAAACAGATGCATAGCTCCCGGGACACCAGCCAGGCTATGAATTTCTATGCAAGACTGGCACATCTCTATTACGCATTAGGAGAAACAGCCAGCAGTATCGAATACTTCCAGCTGGAATTATCCCGCGAAATCCCCCCCTCAGCGGAGGCTTATCCTGCCAGGGATGCGGGCTACCTTGTACGCGCGCTGATCAAGGAAAACAGGGCTGCGGAAGCATTCAGGTATTTCACTGATTTCATGAAACGTTATCCGTCGCCTGATGACCATGCCCTTGCCAGTGCTGATGCCACCTGGGCCTATTACTATTATAGTCAGGGGGACACTGCAAATGGTGAGCGCTATATGAAAAAAGCCATACAGCGGGCTAACACCCTACAGTTCAACAACGAGGTGACACAGGAGGTGAACTTTGACATCAGTCAATACTACTTCACCAAAAAAGATTACAACAACGCACTGCGTCATCTGCAGATATCACTACAAGAAGCACAGATCGTGAATGCAGCACTGCTGCTGAAAGATATCTACCATCTGCATTACAGGATAGACTCTGCCATGGGTAATTATGCAACAGCTATTGAACACTATAATCAATATATATCAATCAAAGACTCCATCTTCAGTGAAGTGAAATCACGCCAGATCGAAGAACTACAGGTACAGTTTGAAAGCGAGAAAAAAGATGCCAAGATCCAGCTGCAGGAAAAGAGTTTGCAGCAGTCGAGACTGATCCGCAATATCACCTACATCCTAATTGCCGCATTTGCACTGATCGCTGCACTGTTTTACAACAGATATCGTATGAAGCAGAAAGTCAATGCAGAGCTGGAATACAAACAAAAACTGATCAACCAGAAGAACGCCAGCCTGGAGCAGCTGATCACAGAAAAAGAATGGCTGGTAAAGGAGATCCACCACCGGGTGAAAAACAACTTCCATGTAGTGGCGAGCCTGCTGGAAATACAGTCCAGTTACCTCAGGAACAGGGAGGCACTGACAGCCATTAAGGAAAGCCAGCACAGGATACACTCCATGTCTATCATTCATCAGAAGTTATATCAGTCAGATACGTTGTCGACTATAAATATGCGGGAGTATATTTATGAACTGGTAGAGTATCTCCGGGAGAGCTTCGCTATTCGTGATAATATCCACTTTAACCTGGATGTGGAAAGTGTGGATCTGAACCATGGCTACGCGATCACTTTAGGACTGATACTGAACGAAGCGATCACTAATTCTATTAAGTATGCCTTTGAAGCAGACCGTAGCGGTGACATTTCAATCTCATTAAGGCACATTTCAGACGCACAGTTACTACTTATTATCGGAGACAATGGTAAAGGTCTTCCGTCAGGATTTAACGCCAAAACAGGCGCTTCTATGGGCATGGAGCTATTGCAGGGCTTAACGGAGGATATAGGTGGCAGCTTAAACATTAAAAGCGAAAACGGATTACAGATCGACATCATCTTCAGCTATAAGACGAGCGGGCCACACCTGTCATTCTGA
- a CDS encoding sigma-54-dependent transcriptional regulator, with protein sequence MKAKILIVEDQFIEAKGLKLILTNAGFDTCSIARSVPVALSIIEKEKPDLVLVDIFLQGEETGIDLGKVLHERNIAFVYLSANSNRQILDEAKATKPYGFMVKPFRSKDVLIMLDVALYLHQNRLSEKSPVVPKSISDHLPSAFAQLIGRSNRFMQALEQAQMAGPSDISVLILGESGTGKELMAHSLHKISSRRSQPFVVVNCGTLPPNLIESELFGHEKGAFTGAAVKRTGKFELADGGTIFLDEIGELPLELQVKFLRVLQEKEIEPIGGKPRKINVRVIAATNKDLEEEVAAGRFRIDLYYRLNVFPLTIPPLRERKEDIPALAQYFLKKYSNEAGRTIPLLSDNAQEQLMRYPWPGNIRELENTVQRNVLLCRGTVIENVEMPTAKNLYAQETDKQDRLKTMMENERDHILSVLEHCKWKISGKGGAAEILDINVNTLQSRMKKLGIEKVISAKKK encoded by the coding sequence TTGAAAGCGAAAATCTTAATTGTCGAAGATCAGTTTATCGAAGCCAAAGGATTGAAACTGATCCTGACCAATGCCGGATTTGATACCTGTTCCATTGCAAGGTCTGTACCTGTAGCATTGTCCATAATTGAAAAGGAAAAACCCGATCTGGTGCTCGTGGATATCTTCCTCCAGGGAGAAGAAACCGGTATTGATCTGGGGAAGGTCCTTCATGAAAGAAATATTGCGTTTGTATATCTGTCCGCCAACTCCAACAGACAGATACTGGATGAAGCCAAGGCGACCAAACCATATGGATTTATGGTGAAGCCTTTCCGCTCAAAAGATGTGCTGATCATGCTGGACGTGGCACTGTACCTGCATCAGAACAGGCTGTCAGAAAAATCGCCTGTCGTTCCTAAAAGCATATCCGATCATCTGCCATCCGCATTTGCACAACTGATAGGCAGAAGCAACCGGTTTATGCAGGCGCTGGAACAGGCACAGATGGCTGGTCCTTCAGACATTTCCGTACTGATACTCGGAGAAAGCGGTACTGGTAAAGAGCTGATGGCCCACAGCCTGCATAAGATATCATCGCGGCGCTCACAACCATTTGTGGTGGTAAATTGTGGTACACTCCCGCCTAACCTGATCGAATCAGAACTGTTCGGGCATGAGAAAGGGGCCTTTACCGGTGCTGCCGTCAAACGGACCGGCAAGTTTGAACTGGCAGATGGTGGCACTATTTTCCTCGACGAAATCGGAGAACTTCCGCTGGAACTGCAGGTAAAATTCCTGCGGGTATTACAGGAAAAAGAGATTGAACCGATCGGTGGCAAACCCAGAAAGATCAATGTACGTGTCATAGCCGCCACCAACAAAGATCTTGAAGAAGAAGTAGCAGCAGGACGATTCAGAATAGACCTCTATTACAGGCTAAATGTCTTTCCGCTTACTATTCCACCATTACGCGAGCGTAAAGAAGATATCCCCGCCCTGGCGCAATATTTCCTGAAGAAATATAGTAATGAAGCCGGCAGAACTATACCGCTATTATCTGATAATGCACAGGAACAACTGATGCGCTATCCCTGGCCTGGTAACATCAGGGAACTTGAAAATACCGTTCAACGGAATGTACTCTTATGCAGAGGTACTGTAATAGAAAACGTAGAGATGCCCACAGCCAAAAATCTCTATGCCCAGGAAACAGACAAACAGGACCGTTTAAAAACAATGATGGAAAATGAGCGGGACCATATCCTGTCTGTACTTGAACACTGCAAATGGAAAATATCCGGCAAAGGTGGCGCTGCCGAAATTCTTGACATCAACGTGAATACATTACAATCAAGAATGAAAAAATTAGGTATTGAAAAAGTGATCTCTGCTAAAAAGAAATGA
- a CDS encoding SDR family oxidoreductase, with product MKIVVIGGSGLIGSQVVSNLQQQGHEVVAASLSSGVNVLTGEGLPEAIAGADVVVDVSNSPSFEDKAVMNFFETAGRNLEKAEKEHGVKHHVALSVVGTERLQASGYFRAKLVQENMIKSSGIPYSIVRATQFFEFVEAIAGSGRTGEEIHMPTGGIQPIASADVAALVAAAALHAPTNAINDIAGPERFQLDDLIRRYLQYKGDATRVVTDVNATYFGTPVDALSLVPHGDAQLGSIKLEEWMKRKLAAV from the coding sequence ATGAAAATTGTTGTCATTGGTGGCAGTGGCCTCATTGGATCGCAGGTCGTATCTAATCTTCAGCAACAGGGACATGAAGTAGTTGCAGCTTCTTTAAGTTCAGGCGTGAATGTCCTCACGGGTGAAGGCTTGCCGGAAGCGATTGCAGGTGCTGATGTCGTGGTAGATGTATCTAACTCTCCGTCTTTTGAAGACAAGGCAGTGATGAATTTTTTCGAAACTGCAGGCAGGAACCTGGAGAAAGCAGAGAAGGAGCATGGCGTAAAACATCATGTAGCGCTTTCAGTAGTAGGTACGGAAAGGCTGCAGGCGAGCGGTTATTTCCGTGCAAAGCTGGTGCAGGAAAACATGATCAAATCATCCGGTATTCCATATTCCATTGTACGTGCTACCCAGTTCTTTGAATTTGTAGAGGCCATTGCAGGTTCAGGTAGAACAGGGGAGGAGATACATATGCCTACCGGCGGTATTCAGCCTATTGCTTCGGCAGATGTGGCGGCGTTGGTGGCGGCAGCTGCGTTGCATGCACCAACTAATGCGATCAACGATATTGCAGGACCGGAAAGATTCCAGCTGGATGACCTGATCCGCCGTTATCTACAGTACAAAGGTGATGCTACGCGTGTAGTGACTGACGTGAATGCGACCTACTTTGGTACGCCGGTAGATGCCCTGTCGCTGGTACCACATGGAGACGCGCAGCTGGGAAGTATTAAACTGGAAGAATGGATGAAGCGC